The Candidatus Methanoperedens sp. sequence CCATCACATCTCTTGGATACGGCGTGGCTAAAAGCGAGACAATGCTTAAAATCGGGGGCATGCACTGTGCAGCATGCGCCTCCAATATCGAAAAAGCACTGTTGAAGACCAGAGGTATAACCTCAACAAGCGTGAGCTTTCCGCTTGAGCAGGCAAGGATAGTTTACGACCCGGAGATTATTGCAGTTTCAGATATAAAAAAAGTAATCCAGGGTGTGGGCTATACTGCTTCTGAAAAAATCGGAAAAGGCGATGCAGACAGGGAGCAGAGAGCCCGCGAAGAGGAAATAAAACGGCAGAAAATAAATTTTATCATCGCCCTTGTGCTTGCAATTCCCATTTCACTTGGCGACATGGGACGCAACCTTGGCTGGGGATTTGTGCCCGGATTTTTGAAAAACGATTATCTGCTTTTCATCCTTGCAACAATAGTGATGCTTTTCCCGGGGCGCCAGTTCTTTGAAGGCACGTATAAAGGCCTGAAACACGGCGTCACGGACATGAACCTCCTGATAGCCACGGGAACAGGAGCAGCCTATGTAATCAGTGTTGCAGGCACTTTCCTTGACCTCGGCGGGGCATATAAGCACACGTACTACGATACTGCTGCGCTGCTTATTATGTTCATCGTACTCGGAAGGTACCTTGAGGCGCTCACAAAAGGAAGGACATCGGAAGCAATAAGGAAGCTCATGGGGCTTGCGGCAAAGACCGCGCGCATCCTTGTTAACGGCGAGGAGAAGGAGATTCCTGTGGAGGATGTCAAGGTCCATGATATAGTCGTGGTAAGACCCGGCGAGAAAATACCTGTGGACGGCGGGGTGATAGAGGGTTTGACTGCAGTGGATGAGTCCATGATTACAGGTGAGAGCATACCTGTTGAGAAAAGCACAGGTTCAGAAGTTATCGGTGCAACCATTAACAAGACAGGCATGATAAGGTTCGAAGCTACAAAGGTGGGCAGGGACACCGCCCTTGCCCAGATAATCAAACTGGTTGAAGACGCTCAGACCCAGAAGGCGCCCATACAGAAACTCGCGGATATAGTTGCGGGACATTTTATTCTCGCAGTGCATGCGCTTGCTCTATTTACTTTCTTTTTCTGGTTCTTTATCGGATTTGAATATTTCAATGTCCCGGCCACTTTCGGTATGGCTACCTCTCCATTCCTTTTCTCGCTGCTGATATCCATCACCGTTCTCATAATCTCATGCCCGTGTGCGGTCGGTCTTGCAACGCCGACGGCTATCATGGTGGGTACAGGCAAGGGAGCCGAGAACGGCATACTGATAAAAGGCGGTGAGGCACTTGAGAGGGCGCAGAAGCTGGATACCATCGTGTTTGACAAGACAGGCACCCTTACAAAAGGCGAGCCTGAGCTTACCGATGTTATTGCTGTAAAAGGCACCGAGGACGAAGTGCTTGGGCTTGCAGCCGTTGCAGAGAAGGGTTCTGAGCATCCCCTTGCCGAGGCTATACTCAAAGGAGCAAAGGAGCGAGGCATAGAAGTTCCTGATGCAGAGGGGTTCAGGGCGATACCTGGACGCGGCGTGGAAGTGAAATACCAGGGAAAAAGAGTCCTCATAGGTACAAGAAAACTTTTGATAGAAAACGGGTTTGATATAACGTCTTTGAACGGCAGGATGGAAGAGCTTGAACATGATGGAAAGACTGTCATGCTGGTATCAAAAGGCAGCGAGCTGACAGGCATAATCGCCGTGGCTGATACGCTGAAGGAAACATCCCCGGATGCCGTACGAACCCTTCATGAGATGGGATTCACGGTTGCCATGATTACAGGTGATAATAAGAGGACGGCGAATGCTATTGCAAAACAGGTTGGGATTGACAGGGTGCTTTCAGAGGTGCTTCCGGAGGACAAGGCTATCGAGATTAAGAAACTCCAGGCAGAAGGCAGAAAGGTGGCTATGGTGGGGGACGGCATCAACGACGCCCCTGCGCTCATGCAGTCCGATGTTGGCATCGCAATAGGGAGCGGCACCGATGTTGCGATTGAGTCTGCCCAGATAGTGCTCATAAGGAACGATTTGCGGGACGTAGCCGCTGCCATACAGTTGAGCAGGCTTACGCTAAATAAGATAAAGCAGAACCTTTTCTGGGCATTCTTCTATAACTCGGTTGGTATCCCGATAGCAGCAGGTATTCTGTATCCTTTCACACACCCGCCGTTCCTGCTTAATCCCGCAATTGCAGCCGCAGCAATGGCTACAAGCTCGGTTTCTGTTACCACGAACACGCTTTTAATGAAGCGCATCAAGTTAAAGAGGTGATATTAATGGAGAAAAAGGAGGGTTACTACAGCGTGCTTGCAAGCCTTGCCACGTCGTTTGTTATTGTGCTTATATTCTATGTACTTGCAGCGGCAAAAGTACGGGAGAATCCCATGTACACGAGCGTGGATGTGTACGGTGGCATGGTGTTCGTGTTCATACTCTCGATGATAGTGTCCGCTTCGATATGGCCTGGGATTATTGAGAAAAGGTTGAAGCACATTCATTTTTGAGAGTTTCAATCCTTGTTTTAGTGGATGCACCTCGTGAATATAAATATGCTCGAAGGGATTGGTGTTAAGTATAGCTGCAGTCGCGCTTGGCCATCCGGTCAAGAAAAACAGTGTTTCTGAGAGAAAAGATATTTCGCTGCTCGTTTTCCGTGAGAAATTCCAGGCATGCTGGTGAGCAGCTTGCCGGGTTATACATCCTAATGATTCATATATGGTAATAATGATAATTATTGTTATATATATAAGGATAAATATTATATATTATAAAATTTATAAACTCGGTGTTAACGATTGAATCGGATAATACATGTCGTTAACTTAAGGAGGAATAAAATGATGGTATCACCTTATTGCGAGAAACATGACATGGCACTAAGACTCCTGACGCAATCGCATCGCGAAAGACGTCACGAAGATGATTGTGAAAGCGTCCAATGCGAGCAGGGTGCGGTTTTATTCAAAGGATGGAACTGGTATAAAGCAGATCCATCCAGGATGTGTTATGAAACAACGACATGCCCAAGCGGGTATGTTCGGGAGTATC is a genomic window containing:
- a CDS encoding heavy metal translocating P-type ATPase, with the protein product MDDVIIKIKGMMCGHCEKTVSDAALSVKGVTKASSDFKKGEVKVSFDTSITDLETIKKAIMASSYEVIEDGEACPIPIKPVIIIPEAKVSQVAGLKKTSINITGMTCASCAQNIEKALNRIEGVVKASVNFSFEKASIEYDSALVNRAAFENAITSLGYGVAKSETMLKIGGMHCAACASNIEKALLKTRGITSTSVSFPLEQARIVYDPEIIAVSDIKKVIQGVGYTASEKIGKGDADREQRAREEEIKRQKINFIIALVLAIPISLGDMGRNLGWGFVPGFLKNDYLLFILATIVMLFPGRQFFEGTYKGLKHGVTDMNLLIATGTGAAYVISVAGTFLDLGGAYKHTYYDTAALLIMFIVLGRYLEALTKGRTSEAIRKLMGLAAKTARILVNGEEKEIPVEDVKVHDIVVVRPGEKIPVDGGVIEGLTAVDESMITGESIPVEKSTGSEVIGATINKTGMIRFEATKVGRDTALAQIIKLVEDAQTQKAPIQKLADIVAGHFILAVHALALFTFFFWFFIGFEYFNVPATFGMATSPFLFSLLISITVLIISCPCAVGLATPTAIMVGTGKGAENGILIKGGEALERAQKLDTIVFDKTGTLTKGEPELTDVIAVKGTEDEVLGLAAVAEKGSEHPLAEAILKGAKERGIEVPDAEGFRAIPGRGVEVKYQGKRVLIGTRKLLIENGFDITSLNGRMEELEHDGKTVMLVSKGSELTGIIAVADTLKETSPDAVRTLHEMGFTVAMITGDNKRTANAIAKQVGIDRVLSEVLPEDKAIEIKKLQAEGRKVAMVGDGINDAPALMQSDVGIAIGSGTDVAIESAQIVLIRNDLRDVAAAIQLSRLTLNKIKQNLFWAFFYNSVGIPIAAGILYPFTHPPFLLNPAIAAAAMATSSVSVTTNTLLMKRIKLKR